From Paenibacillus sp. PL2-23:
AGAAGATCGGCCTCGCCAAGAGAGAACCCCGCCATCAAGGAGGCGATCTGCATAATCTGCTCCTGGTAGACAATGATCCCATAGGTATCCTTCAGAATCGGCTCCAGCGATGGATGAGGATATTCCACGGCAAGCACGCCGTGCTTGCCCCCGATATATTTTGGAATAAATTCCATCGGCCCGGGGCGGTACAACGCCAGAACAGATACGATGTCCTCGAAGGTCGAAGGCTTCATCTCGCGGAGCACACGCCTGACGCCCGCCGACTCCAGCTGGAATATGCCGGTTGTCTCGCCTCTTCCCAGCATTGCGTACGTCTCGGAATCGGAATCGCTGACGCCGCGGAAATCGATGGCCTCGCCCGTCAGCTCCTTCACCCAAGCGATGGACCGCTCCAGTATAGAGAGTGTACGCAAGCCAAGGAAGTCCATCTTCAGCAGACCGACCGCCTCCAAGCTTTCCATGGCGTATTGCGTCAGCGGTATGGCTTCGCTCCCTCCCTGCAGCGGCACATAATGCGTAAGCGGCTCTTGCGAGATGACGACGCCCGCCGCATGAGTGGAGGCATGGCGCGGCATACCCTCCACCTTCAAGGCCATCTTCAGCATGGCGTCGGTCTTCGGCTGGCGCTCGCATGCCTCGCGCAGCTCGCCGCTTACCCGCAGCGCCTCCTCCAGCGTAATGCCGAGCTGGTTCGGAATGAGCTTGGCGGCGCGGTCCACCTCCTGGAAGGGCACATTCAGCGCTCTGCCTACATCTCTGACGGCAGCCTTCGCCGCCATCGTCCCGAAGGTGATAATCTGTGCGACATGCTCTTCGCCGTACTTGGCCGATACATACGCGATCACCTCGTCCCGTCGCTCGTCGTTGAAATCGATATCGATATCGGGCATCGACACGCGCTCCGGATTAAGGAAGCGCTCGAAGAGGAGCTTGTACTTCAGCGGATCGACATCTGTAATCCTCAGCGTATAAGCGACGAGGCTGCCTGCCGAGGAGCCCCTGCCAGGACCTGTCCGAATGCCCCGATCGTGGGCGAATGAAATGAAATCCCATACAATCAGGAAATAATCGCTGAACCCCATGCTTTCGATGACGGACAGCTCATAAGCGAGACGCTCCTCCGCGCGCGTACGGAAGCCGGCGTCCTCCCGCCATTCCGGGAGCGCCGCATATCTCTTCTGCAGGCCGTCCCGGCACAGCTCAGCTAGATATTGAGCGGAGCTTGCGCCTTGCGGCACGGGCCGGAATACCGGCAGCGCGGCGCGTCCCAGCGTCAGCTCCAGCTCGCATTTGTCCGCAATTTCGACCGTATTGGCGATCGCCTCCGGGGCATGGCGGAACAAAGCGGCCATCTCTTCCCCGCTTTTCAGATACAGCTGATCCGTGCTCATCCGCAGCCGATCCCCGTCCTCAACCGTTTTCCCCGTTCCGATACAGATGAGCACATCCTGCACCGCCGCGTCCTCCGGACGCAAATAATGTACATCATTGGTTGCGGCAAGCTTGATGCCGGTGCTGCCAGCCAGCTCAATCATGGCAGCGGACACCTTCTTCTGCTCCAGCATGCCATGGTCCTGCAGCTCCAGATAGAAATCGTCGCCGAATATGGCCCGATAGCGCAGCGCGGCTGCGAGGGCTTGATCGGGACGATCATACAGAAGATGCTGCGACACCTCGCCCTTCAGGCAGGAGCTTAGGCAGATCAAGCCTTCGGCGTGGGCGGCGAGCGATTCCATATCGATTCGCGGCTTGTAGTGATGCCCCTCCAGATGGCCGATGGAGACCAGCTTCATGAGATTGCGGTAGCCTGTCAGGCTTTTGGCCAGCAGGATCAGGTGATAGGTTGGATTGTCCTTGCGGGAGCCCTTCTCGAACCGGGAGCCCGCTGTCAAATAGAGCTCGCAGCCGATAATCGGCTTGATGCCCTGCGCCTGGCAAGCTCGATAGAACGGAATCGCGCCATACATGACGCCGTGATCCGTCAGCGCCAACGCGTTCATGCCCAGCTCTGCGGCTCTCGCTGCCAAATCCTTAATGCGAGCCGCTCCGTCCAGAAGACTGTATTCACTATGGGCATGCAAGTGAACGAATGGAATTGCTGGTCTGGCTGCAGCGTTCATGTCCTACACTCCCTTCCCTCGCTATCGTTACGGTCAAATGTAAAGTTAACGCTATTTTATCATAATCGGGAGGGACACGCCCATAGAATGGTACAAAGCGCTGGGGGGAACGAAGGTGGAGACAAGCGGGATGACTTATTTTTTGTCCAAGGCGGGTATGGATTTTTTTATCGCGTTCGGGGTCGTGATCGGGGGCTCCATGCTGGCGGGCATCGGCTCCGTGTTTATGCTCATGCCGCCGGCTACAGCTATGCTGGATACGGCGCTGCGGCTGAAGATATGGGCGATCGTGGCCGCCATCGGCGGCTCCATTGATCCCGTCAAGGTCATCGAAAGCAATCTGATGGTGGGGCAGCTGTCGCCGGTCGCGCAGCAGATCTGCTTCATCCTGTTCGCATTTCTCGGCGCCCACATGGGAACCGAGCTTGTCCGGCTAGTGACCAAGGGGGCGCTGTAGCCCATGAGAGTGCCTCCATTCGAGCGTTATGCCCGCGGCATGCAAGCCTTCGGCGTTTTTCTGCTGGGGATGATCGTTGGCGCAATTGCCCTTCATACCTTGTTCGTTGCGCAGTTTCAGGCGCTCTATGAGACTCAGCAGGATCTGGAGGCCAAGCTGGAGGAATACGAGCAGGATCTGGACAAGCTGAACACCTACAGGAACGAGCATACCGTTATCAAGTCCATCCAGCTTCGCTTCGGGAGCGACGACGAGAAGCGCGCGCTGCTGGACAAGGCGACCGAGGACGAGCTGATCAAGCGGCTGAAGGCGGATCTGGGCGCTTTTATCGGGAGAAGCATCTACGAGATCGACTCCGATGCCAAGCTTGCCAGGAAGCTGCTTGGCACGAAGGTGTATACGGACGTGTACGGCAAAGATTATGCCGTGCAATTAAGAACGGTGCTGCTGGCGGAATACAAGCTTCAAATTTGGATGTCTGCGGAGCAGGTCGCCAAGCGCCCCACTTCGTAGCACGGAAACACAAATATCTGTTACAATAGAGGGCGATTCCCACATAGACAAGCAACAGGACCGTATCCCGGACGGGAACGGCCCTTATCGCACTCGAAGGAGCTGTATTAACAAGATGGATCAATTGCTGCAATACGTGCTGTACCCGGCGATCTTGATTACGCTGGCACTCTCCGTTTTCTTCAGCTTCCGGTCGCGGCGAGCGGCTGGCATGCGTGCCAAAGGCATGCATACGGCCAGGTTGAACATTAGCATGGGCTTCCTGCTCATCTTCATTGCGCTCGTCCAGCTGTTCCTGTCCGAGGACTCTACGCTGCGCATCGTAATCGGAGGCATCTTCATCGCGATCGGCGTATTCAATCTGTTCGCCGGACTCCGCAATCTGAGCGTCTACCGCTCCATGAAGCAAACGTCGGAGGGCTAGCAGGACGCCCCGCCGCTAGACGCGACGCCTCTAATAAGGATCGATCATTTGGGCTGTCAGCATCGCTTTCGCTGCAAGCCCCTGACGATCCAGCACCTCAATCTCCAGCTTCGAGAACTTCCGGCTGAGCTCCAGCGGCCTTGGCTTAATGGTAATTTCGCTGTCGATCTGCACCGGCCTCACGTAATAAGACGTCATACTCTCCAGCAGGAAGTCCCTTTTGCCCGTTTCACGAATGAGCCTTCTGGCCGCCTGTGCCATAAGCGTCGACAGCAGTCCCTCCGACGCCATGCCCAGCGCTCCCGACATCTGCGGCGTAATAGAACCCTTGTAGCTGATACCCGCGTCGTCGGGCGCCTTCTCCTCCGACTGCATGAAGCCCGTCCACATGAGATCCTCGAACGTCTCGCCGGATTCCGGCTGCTTGCCGGCGAAGCGCATGGCGTCCAGCACCTCCTGGCGGGTGACAACGCCAAGCAGCTTGCGATGGCGGTCGACGATGGGCAGCAGGTCAATCCCTTCTGCCGCCATTGTGTGTGCGGCGGAGGTAACCGTTATGTTTGGTGCGGCCGTAATGGGCTGCCTCGTCATCACCTTCTCGACGGCCATCTCAGGCGTTAAACCTACGGCATCCTTCGCTGTCATCATTCCGACGACCCGACCCCGCTCATCTACAACCGGGAATCGGGAATAGCCCGTTTCAACGGATAGTCTTGCGAAATCAGCCACCGTTGCGCCGCTCCTCAGCACATCCGCTGGACGGCTAAACGTGACGATATCCTCGATCAGCATGATTTTGCGCTTGATCAGCCGGTCGTACATCGCCCTGTTAATCATGGATGCAACCGTAAACGTATCATGCCTGGACGATAGAATAGGCAGCGACAGCTCATCCGCCAGCTGAATAACCTCAAGACTGGGCTCG
This genomic window contains:
- a CDS encoding DNA polymerase III subunit alpha; this translates as MNAAARPAIPFVHLHAHSEYSLLDGAARIKDLAARAAELGMNALALTDHGVMYGAIPFYRACQAQGIKPIIGCELYLTAGSRFEKGSRKDNPTYHLILLAKSLTGYRNLMKLVSIGHLEGHHYKPRIDMESLAAHAEGLICLSSCLKGEVSQHLLYDRPDQALAAALRYRAIFGDDFYLELQDHGMLEQKKVSAAMIELAGSTGIKLAATNDVHYLRPEDAAVQDVLICIGTGKTVEDGDRLRMSTDQLYLKSGEEMAALFRHAPEAIANTVEIADKCELELTLGRAALPVFRPVPQGASSAQYLAELCRDGLQKRYAALPEWREDAGFRTRAEERLAYELSVIESMGFSDYFLIVWDFISFAHDRGIRTGPGRGSSAGSLVAYTLRITDVDPLKYKLLFERFLNPERVSMPDIDIDFNDERRDEVIAYVSAKYGEEHVAQIITFGTMAAKAAVRDVGRALNVPFQEVDRAAKLIPNQLGITLEEALRVSGELREACERQPKTDAMLKMALKVEGMPRHASTHAAGVVISQEPLTHYVPLQGGSEAIPLTQYAMESLEAVGLLKMDFLGLRTLSILERSIAWVKELTGEAIDFRGVSDSDSETYAMLGRGETTGIFQLESAGVRRVLREMKPSTFEDIVSVLALYRPGPMEFIPKYIGGKHGVLAVEYPHPSLEPILKDTYGIIVYQEQIMQIASLMAGFSLGEADLLRRAVSKKKREVLDEERAHFVRGSLSQGYSEAEANRVYDMIVRFADYGFPRAHAAAYGVLAFQTAWLKAHYPVPFMASMLASVTGNMRKTAEYADECRRMGIEVLPPDINGSSVSFTPVEGAVRFGLASVKNVGTQAIDAILREREQGPYESLLDLCKRVDLRVVNKRVLESLIQAGAFDSLPGHRAQLLAVLEETVEAAVKWRKEKEELQIEMFGFEEVQNWDVELPDIRPFTTTQKLEFERELLGMYLSGHPLDAAADQLDQLGLDRLVDLGDAEEGAAAVAGVMIAGLKPFTNKKGNAMAFLEVEDRVMRVEAVVFPNVWKRVQARLQKDALVVIQATVQHGDEDYKLLVEDAVPVEGTDEALAAQVKRLRQSARSRTAYSRPPQGGADRAAPPRQASRPPERAPAASRDGVPPRGRMFVKIRADKEQPEVLSRLKSLLLSQPGPLDTVLFYERENKLIALSDSHRVNGSEALRQGIEGLLGAGTAVVK
- a CDS encoding YtrH family sporulation protein: MTYFLSKAGMDFFIAFGVVIGGSMLAGIGSVFMLMPPATAMLDTALRLKIWAIVAAIGGSIDPVKVIESNLMVGQLSPVAQQICFILFAFLGAHMGTELVRLVTKGAL
- a CDS encoding YtpI family protein, giving the protein MDQLLQYVLYPAILITLALSVFFSFRSRRAAGMRAKGMHTARLNISMGFLLIFIALVQLFLSEDSTLRIVIGGIFIAIGVFNLFAGLRNLSVYRSMKQTSEG
- a CDS encoding DRTGG domain-containing protein; amino-acid sequence: MASNHSQDNESGTKHEQILQHIQSLKIGTKISVRAIAKSLGVSEGTVYKAFKEAEASGLVSTKERIGTVRIDRKRRGAIDQLTFGEVAQIVDGRLFGGVEGLDKSLHKFVIGAMELDAMLRYIDEGSLLIVGNRVSAHRCALEQGAGVLITGGFEPSLEVIQLADELSLPILSSRHDTFTVASMINRAMYDRLIKRKIMLIEDIVTFSRPADVLRSGATVADFARLSVETGYSRFPVVDERGRVVGMMTAKDAVGLTPEMAVEKVMTRQPITAAPNITVTSAAHTMAAEGIDLLPIVDRHRKLLGVVTRQEVLDAMRFAGKQPESGETFEDLMWTGFMQSEEKAPDDAGISYKGSITPQMSGALGMASEGLLSTLMAQAARRLIRETGKRDFLLESMTSYYVRPVQIDSEITIKPRPLELSRKFSKLEIEVLDRQGLAAKAMLTAQMIDPY